In a genomic window of Sarcophilus harrisii chromosome 4, mSarHar1.11, whole genome shotgun sequence:
- the GPR63 gene encoding probable G-protein coupled receptor 63, whose protein sequence is MVFSAMLTAARPGTANTTFVIYENAYINFTTPQTALPGGIDSPLRHGSDTMTTTEINSLTVNSTSASSTSEAFKSLSLPLQIILSAIMIFILLVSFLGNFVVCLMVYQKAAMRSAINILLASLAFADMLLAVLNMPFALVTILTTHWIFGKVFCRVSAMFFWLFVIEGVAILLIISIDRFLIIVQRQDKLNPYRAKMLIAISWAASFCVAFPLAVGNPELQIPSRAPQCVFGYTTDPGYQAYVILIVLISFFIPFLMMLYSFMGILNTVRHNAVRIHSYPEGICLSQASKLGLMSLQRPFQMSIDMSFKTRAFTTILILFVVFIICWAPFTTYSLVATFNSHFYYKHNFFEISTWLLWLCYLKSALNPLIYYWRIKKFHDACLDLMPKSFKFLPQLPGHTKRRIRPSAVYVCAEHRTVV, encoded by the coding sequence ATGGTCTTCTCGGCAATGCTGACAGCTGCCCGTCCAGGGACAGCAAACACAACTTTTGTTATCTATGAAAATGCCTATATTAATTTTACCACACCTCAGACTGCCCTTCCTGGTGGCATAGATTCACCCCTGAGACATGGTTCTGATACCATGACCACAACTGAGATCAATTCTCTGACAGTGAACAGTACGTCAGCCTCTTCAACATCAGAAGCTTTTAAGAGCCTGAGCTTGCCTCTGCAGATCATTCTTTCTGCtataatgatatttattttgCTGGTTTCTTTTCTTGGAAACTTTGTTGTCTGCCTTATGGTGTACCAGAAGGCTGCCATGCGTTCTGCAATTAACATCCTTCTTGCCAGCTTGGCATTTGCGGACATGTTGCTCGCAGTGCTGAATATGCCCTTTGCTTTGGTGACTATTCTCACAACTCACTGGATTTTTGGGAAAGTCTTCTGCAGGGTGTCGGCTATGTTCTTCTGGCTCTTTGTTATTGAAGGAGTTGCTATCCTTCTTATAATCAGCATCGACAGATTTCTGATTATAGTTCAGAGGCAGGATAAGCTGAACCCATATCGCGCCAAGATGCTTATTGCTATTTCTTGGGCCGCTTCCTTTTGTGTGGCGTTCCCTTTGGCCGTGGGCAACCCCGAGCTGCAGATACCTTCCAGAGCTCCTCAGTGTGTGTTTGGCTACACCACTGACCCTGGGTACCAAGCCTATGTCATATTGATcgttctcatttctttctttattcctttcctgaTGATGCTGTATTCTTTTATGGGCATCCTCAATACTGTTCGGCACAATGCAGTACGAATTCATAGTTATCCTGAGGGCATATGCCTCAGTCAAGCCAGCAAGCTGGGTCTCATGAGTCTGCAAAGACCCTTCCAGATGAGCATCGACATGAGCTTTAAGACACGTGCCTTCACCACCATCTTGATTCTTTTTGTCGTCTTCATCATCTGCTGGGCCCCATTCACTACCTATAGTCTCGTGGCCACCTTTAACAGCCACTTCTACTACAAGCACAACTTCTTTGAGATCAGCACCTGGCTACTCTGGCTCTGCTACCTCAAATCTGCTTTAAACCCACTGATTTACTACTGGAGAATCAAGAAATTTCATGATGCCTGCCTAGACTTAATGCCCAAGTCCTTCAAGTTTTTGCCACAGCTCCCAGGCCATACAAAACGGCGCATTCGCCCCAGTGCTGTTTATGTGTGTGCAGAGCACCGAACAGTAGtgtga